The Alnus glutinosa chromosome 7, dhAlnGlut1.1, whole genome shotgun sequence genome includes a region encoding these proteins:
- the LOC133872201 gene encoding dnaJ protein ERDJ3A yields the protein MNTRLTSWIILSVSLFVLVLEAKTIDPYKVLGVERNAGQREIQKAFHKLSLQYHPDKNKNKGAQEKFAEINNAYDILSDEEKRKNYDMYGDEKGSPGFDAGHPGDNGRYTYFTSGGGPGHDQFTFRPDEWQSMGGQGGSKSFSFSFGGSRGPDSFGFGMDDIFSNFFGGGNTKGGSRFGGFSGSTRSQSSPRSPPKSIRTINSQVLEKEIADQGITWLLLSYTPTLKGNQHIESIIEEVSSSLQGALKVGSINCETELSFCKDLSIYPRRGPRVFVYSYIPSEKGSLVEYNDDLAVKNLKSFCQEHLPRFSKRVNLNHFEFPSSTTEKLPRVMLLSTKKDTPIIWRVLSGLYHKRFIFYDAEVHDVTDPTVRKLGVEALPAIVGWLSNGEKHVLKTGISVKDLKSAVDDLSMLLDGFEKKNKKAGARKAQTNTAEKQIPLLTGSNFDALCGESTPVCIIGAFRSSRGREKLESILSMVSQKSLSRRQKSAFGSRDSVSYTLMDATKQSAFLNAFDNAGFKSADILLVAYKPRKRKFAAFVGETTTEEVERFISSVLNGDIQFKETRQKPVVK from the exons ATGAATACCCGTCTGACCTCGTGGATCATTCTCTCGGTTTCGCTGTTCGTTTTAGTCTTGGAAGCGAAAACCATCGACCCCTACAAG GTTCTTGGGGTGGAGCGAAATGCAGGTCAGCGTGAAATTCAGAAAGCTTTCCACAA GCTCTCTCTTCAATATCACCCAgacaagaacaaaaataagggTGCTCAAGAGAAGTTTGCTGAAATTAATAATG CTTACGATATTTTATCTGatgaagaaaagagaaaaaattatgatatGTATGGGGATGAGAAGGGAAGTCCTGGATTTGATGCTGGCCATCCTGGGGACAATGGTAGATATACCTACTTCACGAGTGGTGGTGGACCGGGACATGATCAGTTTACTTTCAGACCAGATGAATGGCAGAGTATGGGTGGGCAGGGAGGTTCCAAGTCATTCTCATTTTCCTTTGGTGGCTCTCGTGGTCCAGACTCATTTGGTTTTGGTATGGATGATATTTTTTCCAACTTTTTTGGTGGTGGTAATACCAAAGGTGGGAGTCGGTTTGGTGGTTTTAGTGGTTCGACTAGGTCTCAATCTTCCCCTAGGAGCCCCCCGAAGAGCATCAGAACCATAAATTCACAGGtcttagaaaaagaaatagctGACCAGGGAATTACTTGGCTTTTGTTGTCTTACACACCCACATTGAAGGGGAACCAACATATTGAATCAATCATAGAGGAAGTTTCCAGCTCACTGCAGGGAGCATTAAAG GTTGGAAGCATAAATTGTGAAACAGAACTGTCTTTCTGCAAGGACCTTAGCATATATCCCCGCCGAGGACCCAGGGTGTTTGTGTATTCATATATACCGAGTGAGAAGGGTTCTCTAGTAGAGTACAATGATGATTTGGCTGTGAagaatttgaaatcattttgCCAAGAACACTTGCCAAGGTTTTCAAAACGAGTTAACCTGAATCATTTTGAATTTCCCTCTTCGACCACAGAAAAATTACCTAGGGTCATGCTTCTTTCTACCAAAAAGGATACACCCATCATATGGCGAGTTCTCAGTGGGTTGTATCACAAACGCTTCATTTTCTATGATGCAGAG GTTCATGATGTTACTGATCCAACTGTGAGAAAATTGGGAGTTGAAGCACTTCCGGCTATAGTTGGTTGGCTATCAAATGGGGAGAAGCATGTCCTAAAAACAGGGATCTCTGTGAAAGATCTGAAATCTGCAGTTGATGATCTTAGTATGTTACTTGATGGTtttgagaaaaagaacaagaaggcAGGAGCCAGGAAGGCACAAACTAATACGGCGGAGAAACAGATTCCCCTGCTGACAGGATCTAATTTTGATGCTCTATGTGGAGAATCAACTCCCGTTTGCATTATTGGTGCTTTCAGATCTTCCAGAGGAAGGGAGAAGCTGGAATCAATCCTATCTATG GTTTCTCAGAAATCACTATCAAGGCGACAGAAGTCAGCCTTTGGCTCGAGGGATTCCGTTTCCTACACTCTCATGGATGCCACCAAGCAGTCAGCATTCCTAAATGCATTTGATAATGCAGGATTTAAATCAGCAGATATACTCTTGGTGGCCTACAAACCTCGGAAGAGGAAGTTTGCAGCTTTTGTTGGTGAAACGACGACAGAAGAAGTAGAGAGGTTTATCAGCTCTGTTCTTAACGGGGACATACAGTTTAAGGAGACACGACAGAAGCCAGTCGTCAAGTGA
- the LOC133873729 gene encoding uncharacterized protein LOC133873729, which produces MALSASDLPAMYSFLANSMSGDESLRKPAETALSQSESRPGFCSCLMEIITAKDLASQVDIRLMASVYFKNSVNRYWRNKRDSSGISNEEKIHLRQKLLSHLREENYQIALMLAVLISKIARIDYPKEWPELFSALAQQLQSADVLTSHRIFMIIFRTLKELSTKRLTSDQRTFAEISSHLFDYSWHIWQRDMQTILNGFSTLSQSYNSNDPNQYHDELSLMCERWLLCLKIIRQLIISGFPSDAKCVQEVRPVKEVSPVLLNGIESFLPYNSSFQKVHPKFWDFTKRACTKLMKVLVAIQGRHPFSFGDKNVLLPVMEFCLNKITDPGTELLSFEQFLIQCMVMVKCVLECKEYKRSLTGRVVDENRISQEQIKKNISSAVGGVLTSLLPNERIILLCNVLIRRYFVLTASDLEELYQNPEAFHHEQDMVQWTEKLRPCAEALYIVLFENHSQLLGPVVVSLLQEAMKGCPTSVTEITPGLLLKDAAYGAAAYVYYELSNYLSFKDWYNGALSPELSNDHPNMHIIHRKVALILGQWVSEIKDDTKRQVYCALIKLLQDKNLSVRLAACRSLCSHIEDANFSKREFIDLLPICWGSCFKLVEEVQEFDSKVQVLNLISVLIANVGEVIPFADNLVQFFQKVWEESSGESLLQIQLLFALRNLVVALGSQSPICYKMLLPILQKGIDINSPDELLEDSMQLWETTLSCAPCLVPQLLAYFPSLVEIMERSFDHLQVAVSIIEDYIILGGTEFLNMHASSVAKILDLVVGNVNDKGIISTLPVIDILIQCFPAEVPPLISSTLQKLIAICLSGGDDRDPSKTAVKASSAAILARILVMNTNYLAQLMSDPSTSLLLQKAGVPMKENILLCLVDVWLDKVDNVSSIQRKTYGLALSIILTLRLPQVLDMLDQILSVCTTVILSETDDLAEEESSGENMSSSRSHGEGTIPSQELRRRQIKYSDPVNQLSLETSVRDNLQTCAALHGESFNSAIGNMHPAVLKQLKQALKMP; this is translated from the exons ATGGCGCTCTCGGCTTCTGACCTACCAGCGATGTACTCGTTTCTCGCCAATTCAATGAGCGGCGACGAGAGCCTCCGGAAACCAGCCGAGACGGCTCTCTCTCAGTCCGAGAGCAGGCCTGGCTTCTGCTCTTGCCTCATG GAAATAATTACTGCGAAAGATTTAGCGTCTCAGGTTGATATCCGTTTGATGGCCTCGGTGTACTTCAAGAATAGTGTTAATCGATACTGGAGGAACAAGCGCGATTCCTC GGGGATAAGCAACGAGGAGAAAATACACCTGAGACAAAAACTATTGTCGCACTTGAGAGAAGAGAATTATCAG ATAGCTCTAATGTTGGCTGTGCTCATATCCAAAATTGCTCGTATTGATTACCCCAAAGAATG GCCGGAACTGTTTTCTGCTTTAGCGCAACAGCTTCAATCAGCTGATGTTCTTACTTCCCATAGgatttttatgattatttttcgGACCTTGAAGGAATTGTCTACTAAACGTCTTACTTCAGACCAGAGGACCTTTGCAGAG ATATCATCCCATCTCTTTGATTATAGCTGGCACATTTGGCAGAGAGATATGCAGACCATATTAAATGGTTTCTCTACTCTTTCTCAAAGCTATAATTCAAATGATCCAAACCAGTATCACGATGAGCTTTCTCTAATGTGTGAGAGATGGTTGTTGTGTTTAAAGATAATACGCCAGCTTATAATTTCAGGGTTTCCAAGTGATGCAAAATGTGTACAG GAGGTTCGACCAGTTAAGGAGGTCTCTCCTGTTCTCTTGAATGGCATTGAGTCCTTTCTTCCGTACA ATTCATCTTTTCAGAAGGTACACCCTAAATTTTGGGACTTCACAAAGAGGGCATGTACTAAATTGATGAAGGTCTTAGTAGCAATACAGGGAAgacatcctttttcttttggggatAAAAATGTGCTTCTTCCTGTCATGGAGTTCTGCTTAAATAAGATTACAGATCCTGGGACAGAGTTGTTGTCATTTGAACAATTCTTGATTCAATGTATGGTAATGGTTAAGTGTGTACTGGAATGTAAAGAATACAAGCGTAGTCTTACTGGTCGGGTGGTGGATGAAAATAGGATTTCACAAGAGCAGATAAAGAAAAACATTTCGAGTGCTGTTGGTGGTGTATTGACCTCACTGCTGCCTAATGAACGGATAATACTCCTTTGTAATGTACTGATAAGAAG GTATTTTGTTTTAACTGCGAGTGATTTGGAAGAGTTGTACCAGAATCCTGAAGCTTTTCATCATGAGCAGGATATGGTTCAGTGGACAGAAAAATTGAGGCCTTGTGCTGAAGCTTTGTACATTGTATTGTTTGAAAACCATAGCCAA ctacttgGTCCTGTTGTGGTTTCCCTTCTTCAAGAGGCAATGAAAGGTTGCCCGACTTCAGTTACTGAAATCACTCCAGGGTTGCTTTTAAAGGATGCTGCTTATGGTGCTGCTGCTTATGTTTATTATGAGCTCTCAAACTACCTGAGCTTCAAAGATTG GTATAATGGTGCGTTATCCCCAGAACTCTCAAATGACCATCCAAATATGCATATCATCCATCGGAAAGTTGCACTAATATTGGGACAGTGGGTTTCTGAG ATTAAAGATGACACGAAAAGACAAGTATACTGTGCTTTGATCAAATTGTTACAAGACAAAAACCTTTCTGTCAGG CTGGCAGCCTGTCGGTCTTTGTGCTCACACATTGAAGATGCAAACTTTTCAAAACGAGAATTTATTGATCTTCTTCCAATATGTTGGGGTTCATGCTTTAAGTTGGTTGAGGAAGTTCAGGAGTTTGACTCAAAG gTTCAGGTTTTGAATTTGATCTCTGTTCTTATTGCAAATGTTGGTGAAGTCATTCCATTTGCGGACAACTTGGTGCAATTTTTTCAAAAG GTTTGGGAGGAATCTTCTGGTGAAAGCCTGCTGCAGATTCAGCTCCTTTTTGCTTTGCGGAACCTTGTGGTTGCACTTGGCAGTCAATCACCCATTTGCTACAAGATGCTACTGCCCATTCTGCAGAAGGGAATTGATATAAATAGCCCAGATGAACTTCTAGAGGACAGCATGCAG TTATGGGAAACCACACTTTCTTGTGCCCCTTGCTTGGTGCCGCAACTATTGGCATACTTCCCATCTCTTGTGGAAATCATGGAAAGAAGTTTTGATCACTTGCAG GTTGCTGTCAGCATAATTGAGGATTACATTATTTTGGGCGGAACTGAGTTTCTAAACATGCATGCTTCCAGTGTGGCTAAAATTCTTGATCTGGTTGTCGGAAATGTCAATGACAAAGGAATTATTTCAACTCTTCCAGTCATTGATATTCTAATACAG TGTTTCCCTGCAGAAGTACCTCCATTGATCAGCAGCACTTTACAA AAATTGATTGCTATATGTTTGAGTGGAGGAGACGACCGTGATCCATCTAAGACAGCTGTTAAAGCATCTTCTGCTGCCATCCTGGCAAGGATTTTGGTGATGAATACCAATTACCTTGCCCAGTTAATGTCAGATCCATCAACTTCGTTACTGCTCCAGAAGGCAGGTGTTCCAATGAAAGAGAATATACTTCTTTGTCTGGTTGATGTTTGGCTTGACAAG GTAGACAATGTATCTTCCATCCAAAGGAAGACATATGGCTTAGCCCTTTCAATAATTCTCACGTTGAGACTGCCTCAAGTCCTGGACATGCTCGATCAGATTCTTAG TGTATGTACGACTGTAATTTTGAGTGAAACTGATGACTTGGCTGAGGAAGAGTCCAG TGGTGAGAATATGAGCTCCAGCAGGTCTCACGGTGAGGGCACCATTCCTAGTCAAGAGTTAAGAAGAAGACAG ATAAAGTATTCTGATCCTGTCAACCAGTTGTCATTAGAGACCTCGGTTAGAGACAATCTTCAAACATGCGCTGCCCTTCATGGAGAATCTTTTAATTCAGCCATTGGTAACATGCATCCAGCAGTATTAAAACAATTGAAGCAGGCATTGAAGATGCCATAG